From the genome of Pungitius pungitius chromosome 21, fPunPun2.1, whole genome shotgun sequence, one region includes:
- the hmx3b gene encoding homeobox protein HMX3-B isoform X1 — protein MADSDAQETRQHAKDSPFSIKNLLNIEDKPAKPKSFLGSSKGVFEGSFISRLGDLSFPRFELPTQRIGLSAQYLERASTWWYPYTLGTHLRTGAGSEKANAREASPTPDRRSPDLPKSDHDAKDESADDDIALDESDSEEPKKEIDQEDDWRRKTGELDPDSKPCRKKKTRTVFSRSQVFQLESTFDIKRYLSSSERAGLAASLHLTETQVKIWFQNRRNKWKRQLAAELEAANLSHAAAQRIVRVPILYHESGATETAGGPAAASPGSQSLLAFPHHMYYSHPVPLLRHV, from the exons ATGGCAGACTCTGATGCTCAAGAGACTCGCCAACATGCAAAAGACTCGCCGTTCTCCATAAAGAACCTGCTGAACATCGAAGACAAACCCGCCAAGCCGAAAAGCTTCCTCGGCTCGTCCAAAGGAGTGTTTGAAGGGAGCTTCATCTCTCGGCTCGGTGACTTGTCTTTCCCTCGATTTGAGTTGCCCACACAGAGAATTGGACTATCAGCGCAGTATTTGGAGAGAGCGTCCACCTGGTGGTACCCATACACGCTCGGGACGCATCTGAGGACTGGAG CAGGGTCTGAGAAGGCCAACGCGAGGGAAGCATCGCCGACACCGGACAGGCGCTCCCCGGATCTCCCAAAAAGCGACCACGATGCCAAAGATGAAAGCGCCGACGATGATATCGCGCTGGATGAAAGTGACTCGGAGGAGCCGAAGAAAGAAATAGACCAAGAGGACGACTGGAGGAGGAAAACCGGCGAGCTGGACCCCGACAGCAAGCCCTGTCGGAAGAAGAAGACCCGCACGGTGTTTTCCAGAAGTCAGGTGTTCCAGCTGGAGTCCACCTTCGACATAAAGCGCTACCTGAGCAGCTCGGAGAGGGCCGGCCTGGCCGCATCGCTGCACCTGACGGAGACACAGGTGAAAATCTGGTTTCAGAATCGGAGGAATAAGTGGAAACGGCAGCTGGCCGcggagctggaggcggccaACCTGAGCCACGCGGCGGCGCAGAGGATTGTGCGGGTTCCCATACTTTACCACGAGAGCGGAGCCACAGAAACGGCCGGGGGCCCCGCTGCAGCGTCACCGGGCAGCCAGTCACTGCTGGCTTTCCCCCACCACATGTACTATTCCCACCCGGTCCCACTGCTGAGGCACGTTTAA
- the acadsb gene encoding short/branched chain specific acyl-CoA dehydrogenase, mitochondrial, translated as MAASLVRIFSKSCRQISRPWGASQAGWRSRSTNPAADVSPDQAAGAVSFPPLQTYSEEESMMREAVKKYAQERIAPLVSKMDENSAMDEEVIKSLFEQGLMGIEVDPEYNGTGSKFFSSILVIEELAKVDPSVAVLCDIQNTLINTLFAKLGTTAQKEQYLSRLSTDMVGSFCLSEAESGSDAFSLKTRADKHKDYYIINGSKLWISNAEHAGVFLVMANVDPSSGYKGITCFIVDRDTEGLEICKKENKLGLRASSTCPLNFDNVKVPEKNILGQIGQGYKYAIGMLNEGRIGIAAQMIGLAQGCFDNTIPYTRQRVQFGKRIFDFQGMQHQIAHVATQIEAGRLLTYNAARLKEAGRPFIKEACMAKYFTAEVATLTTSKCIEWMGGVGFTKDYPIEKYYRDCKIGTIYEGTTNVQLSTMAKFIDKEYDS; from the exons ATGGCAGCATCATTGGTCAGGATTTTCTCCAAG TCGTGCAGACAGATCTCTCGACCATGGGGTGCAAGCCAGGCTggatggaggagcaggtccACCAACCCTGCTGCAGATGTGTCCCCAGACCAGGCAGCTGGTGCGGTCTCATTTCCTCCACTTCAAACGTattcagaggaggagagcatgATGAGGGAAGCAG TTAAAAAATATGCACAAGAGCGCATTGCTCCTTTGGTGTCGAAGATGGATGAAAACTCTGCCATGGACGAGGAAGTGATAAAATCTCTTTTTGAACAGGGT CTCATGGGCATTGAGGTTGACCCAGAGTACAACGGCACCGGCTCCAAATTCTTCTCCTCCATTCTGGTCATTGAGGAGCTGGCGAAGGTGGACCCATCGGTGGCTGTACTCTGTGACATCCAGAACACGCTGATCAACACTCTGTTTGCCAAACTCGGTACAACAGCTCAGAAAGAGCAGTACCTCAGCCGCCTGTCAACTGACATG GTCGGAAGCTTCTGCCTCTCCGAAGCAGAGTCGGGAAGTGATGCCTTCTCTCTGAAGACGCGTGCTGATAAACACAAGGACTATTACATCATCAATGGATCCAAGTTGTGGATCAGTAATGCAGAGCATGCGGGGGTTTTCTTAGTGATGGCAAATGTCGACCCCTCTTCT GGATACAAAGGGATTACCTGCTTCATAGTGGACCGGGACACAGAGGGGCTTGAGATTTGCAAGAAGGAGAACAAGCTCGGCCTTCGTGCGTCGTCCACCTGTCCGCTCAACTTTGACAATGTCAAG GTACCAGAGAAGAACATTTTGGGGCAGATCGGCCAGGGTTACAAGTATGCTATTGGAATGTTGAATGAGGGCAGAATTGGAATAGCCGCTCAG ATGATTGGTCTTGCACAGGGTTGCTTTGATAACACTATTCCTTACACCAGACAGAGAGTGCAGTTTGGAAAACGCATCTTTGACTTCCAG GGCATGCAGCATCAAATAGCGCACGTGGCAACGCAGATTGAAGCCGGCCGGTTGCTGACGTACAACGCTGCTCGTCTGAAAGAAGCGGGAAGGCCTTTCATCAAGGAGGCTTGTATGGCTAAATACTTCACTGCAGAG GTTGCAACCCTAACAACATCTAAATGCATCGAATGGATGGGAGGGGTAGGCTTCACCAAAGACTACCCCATAGAGAAATATTACAGAGACTGTAAAATTG GGACTATTTATGAGGGCACGACAAACGTCCAGCTATCTACGATGGCTAAGTTCATTGACAAAGAGTATGATAGCTGA
- the bub3 gene encoding mitotic checkpoint protein BUB3 has protein sequence MTGSNEYKLDQGPEDSISAVKFSPSAAQFLLVSSWDCTVRLFDVGGNTMRMKYQHSAPVLDCAFYDPTHSWSGGLDAQLKTHDLNTDQDTVVGTHDAPIRCVEYCPEVNVMVTGSWDRSVRLWDPRTPCNAGTFTQPEKVYTLSVAGDRLIVGTAGRRVLVWDLRNMGYVQQRRESSLKYQTRCIRAFPNKQGYVLSSIEGRVAVEYLDPSQEFQKKKYAFKCHRLKEEGIECVYPVNAISFHSIHNTFATGGSDGFVNIWDPFNKKRLCQFHRYPTSIASLAFNNDGTMLAIASSYMHEKGDINHPGDAIFIRQVTDAETKPK, from the exons ATGACAGGCTCAAACGAATACAAGCTAGACCAGGGACCAGAGGACAGCATCTCCGCTGTCAAGTTCAGCCCCAGCGCAGCTCAGTTCCTGCTGGTTTCCTCCTGGGACTGCACTGTCCGTCTCTTTGATGTCGGAGGCAACACCATGCGGATGAAGTACCAGCACTCTGCTCCGGTTCTCGACTGTGCTTTTTAT GACCCAACACATTCTTGGAGTGGAGGCTTGGATGCACAATTAAAAACGCACGATTTGAACACGGACCAGG ATACTGTGGTTGGAACACATGATGCCCCCATTCGTTGTGTGGAATACTGTCCAGAAGTCAATGTTATGGTTACGGGTAGCTGGGACAGATCGGTTCGGCTGTGGGACCCAAGGACGCCCTGCAATGCTGGCACCTTTACTCAGCCTGAAAAG GTCTATACCCTCTCTGTGGCTGGCGATCGACTGATTGTCGGCACAGCTGGAAGACGAGTACTGGTGTGGGATTTGAGAAACATGGGCTACGTACAGCAAAGAAGAGAGTCCAGTCTCAAGTATCAGACCCGCTGCATAAGAGCCTTTCCCAACAAACAG GGCTACGTCTTAAGTTCAATCGAGGGACGCGTAGCCGTGGAGTACCTGGACCCAAGCCAGGAGTTTCAGAAGAAGAAGTATGCCTTCAAATGTCACAGGCTAAAGGAGGAAGGAATCGAGTGTGTTTACCCCGTCAATGCAATCTCATTTCACAGTATTCATAACACCTTTGCCACAG GTGGCTCAGACGGCTTTGTGAACATCTGGGACCCCTTCAACAAGAAGCGCCTGTGTCAGTTCCACAGGTACCCGACCAGCATTGCCTCGCTGGCCTTCAACAACGACGGCACCATGCTTGCAATCGCCTCTTCCTACATGCACGAGAAGGGTGACATCAACCACCCAGGGGATGCCATCTTCATCCGCCAAGTCACAGATGCTGAGACGAAACCCAAGTGA
- the hmx3b gene encoding homeobox protein HMX3-B isoform X2: MADSDAQETRQHAKDSPFSIKNLLNIEDKPAKPKSFLGSSKGVFEGSFISRLGDLSFPRFELPTQRIGLSAQYLERASTWWYPYTLGTHLRTGGSEKANAREASPTPDRRSPDLPKSDHDAKDESADDDIALDESDSEEPKKEIDQEDDWRRKTGELDPDSKPCRKKKTRTVFSRSQVFQLESTFDIKRYLSSSERAGLAASLHLTETQVKIWFQNRRNKWKRQLAAELEAANLSHAAAQRIVRVPILYHESGATETAGGPAAASPGSQSLLAFPHHMYYSHPVPLLRHV, encoded by the exons ATGGCAGACTCTGATGCTCAAGAGACTCGCCAACATGCAAAAGACTCGCCGTTCTCCATAAAGAACCTGCTGAACATCGAAGACAAACCCGCCAAGCCGAAAAGCTTCCTCGGCTCGTCCAAAGGAGTGTTTGAAGGGAGCTTCATCTCTCGGCTCGGTGACTTGTCTTTCCCTCGATTTGAGTTGCCCACACAGAGAATTGGACTATCAGCGCAGTATTTGGAGAGAGCGTCCACCTGGTGGTACCCATACACGCTCGGGACGCATCTGAGGACTGGAG GGTCTGAGAAGGCCAACGCGAGGGAAGCATCGCCGACACCGGACAGGCGCTCCCCGGATCTCCCAAAAAGCGACCACGATGCCAAAGATGAAAGCGCCGACGATGATATCGCGCTGGATGAAAGTGACTCGGAGGAGCCGAAGAAAGAAATAGACCAAGAGGACGACTGGAGGAGGAAAACCGGCGAGCTGGACCCCGACAGCAAGCCCTGTCGGAAGAAGAAGACCCGCACGGTGTTTTCCAGAAGTCAGGTGTTCCAGCTGGAGTCCACCTTCGACATAAAGCGCTACCTGAGCAGCTCGGAGAGGGCCGGCCTGGCCGCATCGCTGCACCTGACGGAGACACAGGTGAAAATCTGGTTTCAGAATCGGAGGAATAAGTGGAAACGGCAGCTGGCCGcggagctggaggcggccaACCTGAGCCACGCGGCGGCGCAGAGGATTGTGCGGGTTCCCATACTTTACCACGAGAGCGGAGCCACAGAAACGGCCGGGGGCCCCGCTGCAGCGTCACCGGGCAGCCAGTCACTGCTGGCTTTCCCCCACCACATGTACTATTCCCACCCGGTCCCACTGCTGAGGCACGTTTAA